One segment of Polypterus senegalus isolate Bchr_013 chromosome 8, ASM1683550v1, whole genome shotgun sequence DNA contains the following:
- the si:ch211-106e7.2 gene encoding serine-rich adhesin for platelets: MQNGMVWYQASDSAGAAPLHRTNKASTVGIDQHNGGHVSQHPVSSGQMSGTWQNKDDFAQDSSMLLFKVNSSSPFQHLMYVNKKGNSNPGRHQLPVQCINVNPSQSDNHIQSKQSFLKGALQKKPVLIDGNSQIQNSAFLEQYASHSNHNAAYLPPQYDPNSAQYSANLNSRIDNPTVFSSPLERNDCYSSNDNSSSINTSQPFSMASGTHASNRPVSVSHAFSQKHNLLRNMNKMVNGHLHSNGQISHNVPISAVESEMSQSYRSDQSSSSFMDANHSRKLLPAQDASSYNLNGINNHQTAQSRVFSQDSPSVLPEYLRHHLANNIPFMLSGASVGNHNEDALRRCLGNSTSGLSYEEEQQGYFAKPTNISNLKRQSVSTLSKTSQMTQNSSPACRNISSMQPVSQMLQNPATHQSISSIHQNSQKAQISSAALQNISSLQPIQQMVQSPSVANQSNFTHPNLQMSQNSTAAYRSISSTVQTTQKAQSPSAALQNISSMQLIPQMFQSPSVANQSNFTQPNLQMSQNSTAAYRSISSTVQATQKAQIPSAALQNVSSMQPILQMLQSSSAANQNISIQPNPKMSQNSTTAYPTISSTVQTTRMPQNSVATDQDISFAMQVSKMPPSLSSAFQSKPAFIKQSIIEQQTSYSHQKALLNSNKTVSSGESSQNSSTTFDEILSYLSNDINQMNLINQNKNKVTENDSTVNSLRPSKGVSVSVAKGQVSSETSQHLNAPQQTITETPLKSPPPYPKAQEHAFLVTVKKDAQGEGFSAQNVILIGKSSPFSEVNNVLLSPAKQAAVEKTIQDTSNSAAPLTRSQDSALMTRTQHIGKSTASLVQQTELPKQLKRAVPESSQSIHLVPSPSHSAKSVAESNNGASVEIVEDNLKKCNMEATHGPKKLHYSDHVVLREELRREVIKHLRGIISNIPATTQKLPVLQNEGNQSQETVESDNLSRKTTSSGQSLSADGKTSNRGLLAKLLGPGLSRANEPQVAIVPPITQKPAEAENEVFSNVNDEVPFKIVNVCSLVEMPSDLKESLELQKFLNSETNEVEALGQHSNSECIIIDETVEVITPSAEQDSDVIFVRCTNRNDDIEKDILIADVSETPTALNCGAIKSPIDKEITNFTSTELESESVPVICPKEQDDNQCKETQICQDVSLEKNITMVANDDDTLCVSSSVSNQTTHENCKETTTLSEDEIKTADFDLSSVPCVTWTLPELMVLMDSLSVLEEDMESMSCVDRLINDFWNGDMEDFTAEFQKANTMIKVFWSFWNVESSTEIQTIRGVLSEVKPDEFSKVAKHCKVLGDEIMAAEDIHFKSSWLNLNEQVDDIDKEFGYPPCLSSQIYNCVTKMSESSPSINQSDGGSHTQLVAIESSPLVTEKDEGSPAIPEKTGDIHDDPLSKVQVKVLNHEDAKKLLEEICSKEQQKVESVTENSKAPSETTIETVCCGPCWVRGIHNNATNFTCSSQCSKTSTQREMGHYINTELVMEDESSRIVIESIPVASPSENISQSELENILKPDINSVGNGDEKAQEPQLLPSASLVVSTIKSDEKIKHVDTKKSGKQIAGSKYEMSPSKEQPHLQKRSRLSDVDYPDEGKRASKKIRKGDNLKQENPKTEYTRDAKYKQDPSLKKELWLDPKKNGDGPLNTGTLQCKLSQEHDTSKGVPSKSPTSKQKSDSSRGIKNLSVKLVLYGSDSPGKHVCGLSSRQSSSEHDQSPKFKYHRPSRIRTLPPKEINLTLKERNDDALGSDKNQHGAEVHEVRKKGSGQNEATHHLKNSIQNSVKSRTEDLKKPVQNNASEYHPVSLTNANHPRNFCNQNSGQEEKANHFSSSSSHHKLATTNPNLKQENFSKHFNEKSKSKRESKHKSLEPSGQKSNDTVAVKNDNKSSIHVKRNKGELLLPIKKRKLIHPEIKFKLGSKLDSIKTANGRQKIPKLASSQEEVNPLQFKLCPNLFSKDLNFKKEKTEVVEVTKKKKASVSQKSPVPQCSVQSNWKNKVQTSSIKRPSSSKPEEKSQRNVESKSTDTFQEFKKKYLLKEGKLKSLK, encoded by the exons atgcaaaatggGATGGTCTGGTACCAAGCATCTGATTCTGCAGGTGCTGCTCCTCTGCACAGGACAAATAAAGCGTCTACAGTTGGTATAGATCAGCACAATGGTGGACATGTCTCCCAGCATCCTGTGTCATCTGGCCAAATGTCTGGAACTTGGCAAAATAAGGATGATTTTGCACAGGATAGCAGCATGCTGCTCTTCAAGGTTAACTCTTCTTCACCTTTTCAACATTTGATGTATGTCAATAAAAAAGGAAACTCTAACCCTGGAAGACACCAGTTGCCAGTACAGTGCATTAATGTAAACCCTTCTCAATCTGACAATCATATACAGTCCAAACAGTCTTTTCTTAAAGGAGCACTCCAAAAAAAGCCAGTGCTCATAGATGGGAATTCACAGATCCAAAATTCTGCTTTTCTTGAACAATATGCTAGTCATTCAAATCACAATGCTGCATATCTGCCACCTCAATACGATCCAAACAGTGCTCAGTATTCTGCAAATTTAAATTCTAGAATTGACAATCCTACAGTATTTTCATCACCTTTGGAAAGAAATGATTGTTACAGCTCAAATGATAATTCCTCCAGCATAAATACATCTCAGCCTTTTTCAATGGCATCAGGTACTCATGCATCAAACAGACCTGTTTCAGTTTCACACGCATTTTCCCAAAAACATAATTTGCTGCGAAACATGAACAAGATGGTCAACGGTCATTTGCACTCAAATGGACAAATAAGTCATAATGTTCCCATAAGTGCAGTTGAGAGTGAAATGTCTCAGAGTTACAGATCTGATCAAAGTTCTTCATCGTTTATGGATGCAAACCACAGCAGAAAACTGCTGCCAGCCCAGGATGCTAGTAGCTATAACCTTAATGGAATTAATAACCATCAGACTGCACAAAGTCGTGTGTTTTCACAAGACAGCCCCTCTGTTTTACCTGAGTATTTGAGGCACCATTTGGCAAACAACATCCCATTCATGTTGTCAGGTGCAAGTGTTGGGAACCATAATGAGGATGCCCTGCGAAGATGCTTGGGAAATTCTACCTCTGGATTATCCTATGAAGAAGAGCAACAAGGTTACTTTGCAAAGCCAACAAATATATCCAATTTAAAACGCCAAAGTGTTTCAACTCTTTCCAAAACTTCCCAAATGACACAAAATTCTTCTCCAGCATGTCGGAACATTTCTTCTATGCAGCCAGTTTCCCAGATGCTCCAGAATCCTGCTACACATCAGAGCATTTCTTCCATACACCAAAATTCACAAAAGGCTCAGATTTCTTCTGCAGCACTCCAGAACATTTCTTCTCTGCAGCCGATTCAGCAAATGGTCCAAAGTCCTTCTGTAGCAAACCAAAGTAATTTTACGCATCCAAATCTCCAGATGTCCCAAAATTCTACTGCAGCATACCGAAGCATTTCGTCTACTGTTCAGACTACCCAAAAGGCTCAGAGTCCTTCGGCGGCCCTCCAGAACATTTCTTCTATGCAGCTGATCCCCCAAATGTTCCAAAGTCCTTCTGTAGCAAACCAAAGTAATTTTACGCAGCCAAATCTCCAGATGTCCCAAAATTCTACTGCAGCATACCGAAGCATTTCGTCTACTGTTCAGGCTACCCAGAAGGCTCAGATTCCTTCTGCGGCACTCCAGAATGTTTCCTCTATGCAGCCAATCCTCCAAATGCTCCAAAGTTCTTCTGCAGCCAACCAAAACATTTCTATTCAGCCGAATCCCAAGATGTCCCAAAATTCTACTACAGCATACCCAACCATTTCATCTACTGTTCAGACAACTCGGATGCCCCAAAATTCTGTGGCTACAGATCAAGATATCTCTTTTGCTATGCAAGTTTCCAAGATGCCCCCAAGCCTTTCTTCTGCTTTTCAGTCAAAACCAGCTTttataaaacaaagcataataGAGCAGCAGACCTCTTATTCACACCAGAAAGCATTATTAAATAGCAATAAGACTGTCTCTAGTGGTGAAAGCAGTCAGAATTCAAGCACTACCTTTGATGAGATATTGTCTTATCTATCTAATGACATTAATCAAATGAATctgataaatcaaaacaaaaataaagtaactGAAAATGACTCGACTGTCAACAGTTTAAGACCATCTAAAGGTGTTTCTGTCTCGGTGGCAAAAGGGCAAGTTTCATCTGAAACGTCCCAGCATCTAAATGCTCCCCAGCAAACAATAACTGAAACACCTCTTAAGTCTCCACCACCATATCCTAAAGCTCAAGAGCATGCCTTTCTTGTTACAGTaaaaaaagatgcccagggagAGGGATTTTCTGCTCAGAATGTAATTTTAATTGGAAAATCGTCTCCCTTCTCTGAAGTGAATAATGTACTTTTAAGTCCTGCTAAACAAGCAGCTGTTGAAAAAACAATTCAAGATACAAGTAATTCTGCTGCTCCTTTGACTAGATCACAAGATTCGGCGCTTATGACTCGTACACAGCACATTGGCAAAAGTACAGCTTCACTTGTTCAGCAAACAGAATTGCCCAAACAGTTAAAAAGGGCCGTCCCAGAAAGCAGTCAGTCAATCCATTTGGTCCCATCACCATCTCATTCAGCAAAGTCAGTAGCAGAGTCAAATAATGGCGCATCTGTGGAAATAGTggaagataatttaaaaaaatgcaatatggaAGCCACTCATGGTCCAAAAAAACTGCACTATTCAGATCATGTAGTTTTGAGGGAAGAGTTAAGAAGAGAAGTGATTAAACATCTCCGGGGCATAATTTCAAATATCCCTGCAACTACACAAAAGCTTCCTGTTTTACAAAATGAGGGCAATCAAAGTCAAGAGACTGTTGAATCTGATAACCTGTCCAGAAAAACCACAAGTTCCGGACAGTCTCTCTCTGCAGATGGTAAGACCTCCAACCGTGGATTACTTGCCAAACTCTTAGGTCCTGGTTTGTCGCGTGCTAATGAACCACAGGTCGCCATCGTTCCTCCAATAACGCAAAAACCAGCTGAAGCTGAAAATGAAgtcttttcaaatgtaaatgatGAGGttccatttaaaattgtaaatgtatGTTCCTTAGTGGAAATGCCTTCAGATTTAAAAGAGAGTCTAGAGCTACAAAAGTTTCTAAACTCGGAGACAAATGAGGTAGAAGCACTGGGACAACATTCTAATTCTGAGTGCATAATAATTGATGAAACTGTTGAGGTGATCACCCCATCTGCTGAACAAGATAGTGATGTTATTTTTGTTCGGTGTACTAATCGGAATGATGACATTGAAAAGGACATTTTGATTGCTGATGTTTCTGAGACCCCTACTGCATTAAATTGTGGAGCAATAAAATCCCCTATTGACAAGGAAATCACAAATTTCACATCTACAGAACTAGAGAGTGAGTCTGTTCCTGTAATCTGCCCCAAAGAACAAGATGATAACCAGTGTAAAGAAACCCAGATCTGCCAAGATGTTTCCTTGGAGAAAAATATTACAATGGTAGCAAACGATGACGATACTTTATGTGTTTCTAGTTCAGTATCAAACCAGACCACACACGAGAACTGCAAAGAGACAACAACCCTTTCAGAAGATGAGATTAAAACTGCTGATTTTGACTTGTCTTCTGTACCATGTGTTACATGGACACTTCCAGAATTAATGGTGTTAATGGATAGTCTTTCAGTCCTTGAAGAAGACATGGAGTCCATGTCCTGTGTTGACCGTTTAATTAATGACTTTTGGAATGGGGATATGGAAGATTTTACTGCAGAATTTCAAAAAGCAAATACGATGATAAAAGTCTTTTGGAGCTTTTGGAATGTTGAGTCATCTACTGAAATTCAGACCATACGTGGTGTGCTTTCTGAGGTGAAACCAGATGAATTTTCCAAAGTAGCCAAGCATTGCAAAGTACTTGGTGATGAAATAATGGCAGCTGAGGACATACATTTTAAATCTTCTTGGTTAAATCTAAATGAACAAGTTGATGATATTGACAAAGAATTTGGATATCCTCCATGTCTAAGTTCACAAATTTACAATTGTGTAACCAAGATGTCAGAGTCTTCTCCAAGCATAAATCAGAGTGATGGTGGTTCACATACGCAACTTGTTGCTATAGAGTCTTCACCATTGGTGACTGAAAAAGATGAGGGATCACCAGCTATTCCTGAAAAAACTGGAGACATTCATGATGATCCCCTGTCTAAAGTCCAGGTCAAGGTTTTGAATCACGAAGATGCAAAGAAATTGCTGGAGGAAATCTGCTCTAAGGAACAACAAAAGGTAGAGTCTGTCACAGAAAATTCAAAAGCTCCTTCAGAAACCACTATTGAAACAGTTTGCTGTGGTCCTTGTTGGGTCCGTGGAATACATAACAATGCAACAAATTTTACTTGTTCTTCACAATGTAGCAAAACAAGCACACAGAGAGAGATGGGGCACTATATCAACACAGAACTTGTTATGGAAGATGAGTCATCTAGAATAGTCATTGAAAGTATTCCTGTTGCAAGTCCAAGTGAAAACATTTCACAGtctgaacttgaaaatatattgaAGCCTGATATTAATTCTGTTGGAAACGGAGATGAGAAAGCACAAGAACCACAATTGTTGCCCAGTGCATCGCTAGTGGTATCTACTATTAaaagtgatgaaaaaataaagcatgtaGACACTAAGAAAAGTGGTAAACAAATTGCTGGTAGTAAATATGAAATGTCTCCTAGCAAAGAGCAGCCTCATCTACAAAAAAGATCACGTCTTTCAGATGTGGATTATCCAGATGAAGGTAAAAGGGCATCCAAAAAAATACGAAAAGGAGATAACCTTAAACAAGAGAACCCCAAAACGGAATATACAAGAGATGCCAAATACAAACAAGACCCTTCCTTGAAAAAAGAACTTTGGCTTGACCCTAAGAAAAATGGAGATGGTCCGTTAAATACAGGAACCTTGCAATGTAAACTTTCACAAGAACATGACACTTCTAAAGGTGTTCCTTCCAAAAGCCCCACGTCCAAGCAAAAGTCTGACTCTAGCAGAGGAATTAAAAACCTTTCCGTGAAGCTTGTGTTATATGGTTCAGATTCTCCCGGAAAACATGTTTGTGGACTTTCTAGCAGGCAATCTTCAAGTGAACATGACCAAAGTCCTAAATTCAAGTATCACAGGCCTTCTAGAATACGAACACTTCCAcctaaagaaattaatttaacattGAAGGAAAGAAATGATGATGCTTTAGGTTCTGATAAAAACCAGCATGGTGCTGAAGTGCATGAAGTAAGAAAAAAGGGGAGCGGGCAGAATGAAGCCACACACCACCTTAAAAATTCCATTCAAAATTCTGTTAAATCCAGAACTGAAGACTTGAAAAAACCTGTACAAAATAATGCATCGGAGTACCATCCTGTTTCTCTCACAAATGCAAACCACCCTAGAAATTTTTGCAATCAAAACTCTGGGCAGGAGGAGAAAGCAAACCACTTCTCTTCAAGTTCTTCTCATCATAAATTGGCCACAACTAATCCAAACCTGAAACAAGAGAATTTTTCCAAGCATTTTAATGAGAAGAGCAAATCGAAACGAGAATCTAAACATAAAAGTTTGGAACCGAGTGGTCAAAAGTCTAATGACACTGTTGCTGTAAAGAATGACAACAAAAGTAGTATAcatgttaaaagaaacaaaggAGAACTACTTCTGCCCATTAAGAAGAGAAAGCTTATTCATCCAGAAATTAAATTCAAACTTGGGTCTAAATTAGATAGCATAAAAACTGCAAATGGACGTCAAAAAATTCCCAAGCTGGCATCTTCTCAGGAGGAGGTGAATCCACTGCAGTTCAAGCTGTGTCCCAACTTGTTCAGCAAGGATTTGAACTTcaaaaaggaaaagacagaagTAGTAGAGGTGACTAAAA aaaAGAAAGCCAGTGTTTCACAGAAGTCCCCAGTACCCCAATGCTCTGTCCAGA gcaattggaaaaataaagttCAGACCAGTAGTATTAAAAGACCGTCTTCATCCAAGCCTGAAGAAAAATCCCAAAGAAATGTTGAGTCAAAATCTACTGATACGTTTCAGGAGTTCAAGAAGAAGTACCTTCTGAAAGAAGGAAAACTGAAAAGtttaaagtga